In a genomic window of Saccharomyces paradoxus chromosome X, complete sequence:
- the STE18 gene encoding Ste18p (G protein gamma subunit~similar to YJR086W): MSSAQNSPRLQESQEQQQQQLSLKIKQLKLRRINELNNKLRKELSRERITASNACLTIINYTSNTKDYTLPELWGYPTAGSNHFIEGLKNAQKNSQMSSSNTACCTLM; encoded by the coding sequence ATGTCATCAGCTCAAAACTCTCCACGCTTACAAGAGTCTCAGgaacagcagcaacaacagctTTCCTTGAAGATAAAACAGTTGAAGTTGAGAAGAATCAACGAACTAAACAATAAATTGAGGAAAGAACTCAGCCGTGAAAGAATTACTGCCTCAAACGCATGTCTTACGATAATAAACTATACCTCAAATACAAAAGATTATACTTTACCAGAACTATGGGGCTACCCTACAGCAGGATCAAATCATTTTATAGAGGGTTTAAAAAAtgctcaaaaaaatagtcaaATGTCAAGTTCAAATACTGCTTGTTGTACGCTTATGTAA
- the AIM24 gene encoding Aim24p (Protein with a role in determining mitochondrial architecture~similar to YJR080C) encodes MISSRVNTRVWQRSISLLSPQAAKTESTVVSREKTYIENLSKDIATSRFKLVDENGKIASITVQPDIPICIKKDCLVSIHNLNHLSLSYKWLNFWSNLIKFRSFKSSLFHRIIGSSSLEILAAPNFETSGRPFNSSRSLSVLNLTGTKDWNVFGKDSIIAFEQNSSLEIKSPIFPTARSLVSSSAKSRLPRKFQILNGRGNVLVCGGGSVYSIELIDESDKILVNSRNILAINGQSQLDIANSVERQELHVESAYVGDTSNDKVVPKFIKNQTLKSAYGHSVRFFKRMGSWIRNQYEKRYIYGIDSYFMKVKGPRTILIQTHEMTTSKDNILTKLTSKGHVKKSNGNDNDVNLEEEVANDVNSKIIELANRPSLFIATVSQNGKVDFQSTSKFI; translated from the coding sequence ATGATAAGTTCAAGGGTGAATACTCGAGTTTGGCAGAGAtcaatttctcttttgagCCCACAAGCGGCCAAGACGGAGAGTACTGTTGTAAGTAGAGAGAAGACATATATCGAGAATTTAAGCAAGGATATTGCCACTTCCCGTTTCAAGCTAGTAGACGAAAACGGTAAGATCGCATCTATCACTGTGCAACCGGATATTCCAATTTGTATTAAAAAGGACTGCCTAGTTTCCATTCACAATTTGAACCATCTCTCCCTCTCCTATAAATGGCTCAACTTTTGGTCGAACTTGATTAAATTTCGTTCATTTAAGTCCTCATTGTTTCATAGAATTATCGGATCCTCCAGTTTGGAAATTCTGGCTGCCCCAAACTTTGAAACGTCGGGAAGAcctttcaattcttcaagAAGCTTGTCTGTACTAAATCTGACTGGGACAAAGGATTGGAATGTATTTGGCAAAGATTCAATAATCGCGTTTGAACAGAACTCTAGTCTGGAAATCAAATCGCCTATCTTTCCCACCGCAAGGTCTTTGGTCTCGAGCTCAGCAAAGTCACGACTACCACggaaatttcaaattctaaATGGGAGAGGAAATGTATTAGTATGTGGAGGTGGATCGGTCTATTCGATTGAGTTAATTGATGAGAGTGACAAAATACTGGTTAATTCCAGAAACATTTTGGCCATTAACGGCCAAAGTCAATTGGATATTGCAAATTCAGTCGAGAGACAAGAATTACACGTGGAAAGCGCGTACGTCGGAGATACAAGTAATGATAAGGTAGTACCTAAATTTATCAAGAACCAAACGCTAAAATCTGCTTACGGACACTCTGTTcgatttttcaaaagaatggGTAGTTGGATCCGAAACCAGTACGAAAAAAGATACATTTATGGTATCGACTCGTATTTTATGAAGGTAAAGGGTCCAAGAACAATCTTGATTCAAACGCATGAAATGACAACATCGAAAGATAATATTCTAACTAAATTAACATCCAAGGGCCACGTCAAGAAGAGCAACGGGAACGATAACGATGTCAATTTAGAGGAAGAAGTGGCTAATGATGTTAATTCAAAGATCATCGAGCTTGCCAACAGGCCCTCATTGTTTATTGCGACCGTCTCACAGAATGGAAAGGTTGATTTTCAAAGTACTTCGAAGTtcatataa
- the TMH11 gene encoding Tmh11p (similar to YJR085C), with amino-acid sequence MEHPAYTLSFLTTAGGLMGYYRKGSIPSLVSGLVFGSVYGIAGYLLHMNRDGGLEMALGASTLLLGAGVIRGMPSRFTKPVPVVLTALGGLGSYYYYNKYKEFYP; translated from the coding sequence ATGGAACATCCAGCATATACATTGAGTTTTTTGACTACAGCTGGTGGCCTTATGGGATACTACCGTAAAGGCTCCATTCCCTCTTTAGTATCTGGCTTGGTATTCGGTAGTGTATATGGGATTGCCGGTTACTTGCTGCATATGAACAGAGACGGTGGACTCGAAATGGCATTGGGTGCATCAACCTTGCTACTCGGTGCAGGGGTCATTAGAGGTATGCCCTCCAGGTTCACTAAACCTGTCCCTGTCGTTTTGACGGCCTTGGGTGGGCTTGGCAGTTACTACTACTATAACAAATACAAGGAATTTTACCCTTAG
- the ACF4 gene encoding Acf4p (similar to YJR083C), which translates to MSEDQRVISQPIELHKLSIVDKHSQDQQQQSHQQQQQVQSGSQSPRVTTPLKPKRLAIPISSPQRSTTNQSPVSDHASPISTDQDLIYKLAAKHREISELNFKLEVAQKELKQLEFQFKDTLPRNEQQKLSNQNTSEYLSTFTRKIQQTFVDVNNSPNMLKGKKSINDFFNKTNRNVNSNINNPLPNRRPNLSPNRSQRMQNAAPGRSSESNLSPAPPSLPPRNPAKNTNTTATAEANTPFLQRILNKFNQMNMEEDEFDDLLDKGKSKKDNYYIKENLGYEYDEVRSEDEDDEEFEPMGDIPVHLFKR; encoded by the coding sequence ATGTCGGAAGACCAGCGTGTGATTAGTCAGCCAATTGAATTACATAAGTTGTCAATTGTCGATAAACACTCCCAAGACCAGCAGCAACAATCACatcaacagcaacagcaagTGCAGTCTGGATCACAATCACCAAGGGTTACTACACCTTTAAAGCCCAAAAGGCTTGCTATACCTATATCAAGTCCGCAAAGGTCCACCACAAACCAGTCACCCGTGAGCGACCACGCAAGTCCAATTTCAACCGATCAAGACTTAATATATAAACTAGCCGCAAAACACAGAGAAATCAGTGAACTTAATTTCAAGTTAGAGGTCGCCCAAAAAGAGTTAAAACAATTAGAGTTCCAGTTCAAAGATACACTACCCCGAAACGAACAACAGAAATTGAGTAACCAGAACACAAGTGAATACCTGTCCACTTTCACCagaaaaattcaacaaACCTTTGTGGACGTAAATAATTCACCAAATATGCTCAAGGGTAAAAAGAGTATAaacgatttttttaataagACCAATCGTAACGTCAATAGTAACATAAATAACCCGTTACCCAATCGTAGGCCGAACCTTTCGCCTAACCGATCACAACGTATGCAAAATGCTGCTCCCGGCCGTAGTTCAGAATCAAACTTATCACCGGCACCTCCTTCATTGCCTCCAAGGAATCCTGCAAAAAATACGAATACAACGGCCACTGCTGAGGCTAATACTCCATTCCTACAAAGAATACTTAACAAATTCAATCAAATGAATATGGAGGAGGATGAATTCGATGATCTTTTGGACAAGGGGAAAAGTAAGAAGGATAACTATTACATAAAGGAAAACTTGGGTTACGAATACGACGAAGTGCGCAGCGAGGAcgaggatgatgaagaatttgaacCAATGGGTGACATACCCGttcatttatttaaaaGGTAG
- the BIR1 gene encoding survivin (Subunit of chromosomal passenger complex (CPC)~similar to YJR089W), with the protein MNGQIDKKEKRYSMTKLEDRFRTFQDGVALEKKKLKWSFKVIPYQAMAKLGFYFDPVIDPKTSKLKKDSVGCCYCHRRTFNVRDCRSKRKDVIETLSNIMRKHLTDPDNKQVCLLIYLRNKLLTDYSFHMGVSDWKNDKYFSDPDNEDVVSLRKFTFEDNWPHDDSQNEHPLGIEKMVNAGLIRYDSSIEGLSNPNMDKTLMNDACYCIYCKQLLQGWSVNDDPMRRHYKVSQNGNCHFFQTCNRFEGVRNDNGSTGISNAIGEDCEVSLTQEEKREGEVIDVKSTSQSQYSLFDSPSSNSTPQINDDDDEQTNNSVIQHNMSVLNGTKAENGKQNIVEEKGQINSKNWGITLDGGDINCDIAVDKKDIISTPTAIEAKRSNVQLTQLSSPIRKKRKFKRISPRKIFDEEDSQNSLSNNTVSADNKDKDLVIDFTSHIIKNRDVGRKNAILDDSTDEFSFSNQGHSTFDIPIPTSSHLLKGIDSDNNNVIQEDNIGERTDTKGAFFEGENSPVNSEADVYFSGMKPIGRDNNTNILIRTQTVGQKVGDVDTDKVPYSGSPELSETHELIEDNSGKEEKRIGDFRHQNESNIRQPSDMLHSDKLSGNSSNITVPPKGERNISDGETSNISADVLPRPKKNSEEPRRLSLSGKAVSTQRKLDNININLSFSSSDFSPSSQSEHTSKSSSAISTPIESPKINLTPSLHAVEEISGLKKDKINDTYLINKQETIKAPEYVSVKNETSGDEGLFFETGTPIASQENKSRKLFDEEFSGRGLDIPIDSSTVEIKKVLKPGFEPVPPVADNLAPNTDLRPEHSRLKEQQKEINSNLVIGSKKVSSSNEDNRKKEADTGEWFKIDENRLLVKNYFHDLLKYINNNDATLANDKDGDLAFLIKQMPSEELDMTFSNWVNVKVKSIKREFIDDCDKKLDILRKNYYTATNFVETLEDDDQLINIAKEMGIL; encoded by the coding sequence ATGAATGGTCAAATAGATAAAAAGGAGAAACGATATAGTATGACCAAGCTGGAAGATAGGTTTAGAACTTTCCAAGATGGTGTGgcacttgaaaaaaagaagttaaAATGGAGTTTTAAAGTGATTCCGTATCAGGCAATGGCCAAGCTTGGATTTTACTTTGATCCAGTGATCGATCCTAAAACATCCAAACTTAAGAAGGACTCTGTAGGATGTTGTTATTGCCATCGTCGAACATTCAATGTGAGAGATTGCCgatccaaaagaaaagacgTTATTGAGACGCTGAGCAATATAATGAGGAAACATTTGACTGATCCAGATAACAAGCAAGTATGCCTTCTCATCTACTTGCGTAATAAGCTATTAACAGATTATAGCTTCCATATGGGTGTCTCGGACTGGAAAAACGACAAGTACTTTAGTGATCCAGATAATGAAGATGTAGTGAGCCTAAGAAAATTTACTTTTGAGGATAACTGGCCTCACGATGATTCTCAAAACGAACATCCGTTAGGTATAGAAAAGATGGTGAATGCAGGACTTATACGCTATGACTCTAGTATAGAGGGCTTAAGCAACCCCAATATGGATAAAACGCTCATGAATGACGCCTGTTATTGTATTTATTGCAAACAGTTGTTGCAAGGCTGGTCAGTAAATGATGATCCGATGAGGCGACATTATAAGGTTTCCCAAAATGGAAATtgtcatttctttcaaacatGCAACAGATTTGAAGGGGTAAGGAATGACAATGGTAGTACTGGCATTTCTAATGCTATCGGCGAAGATTGTGAGGTCTCCCTCACacaagaggaaaagagaGAAGGAGAAGTGATTGACGTGAAAAGCACTTCTCAAAGCCAGTATTCTTTGTTTGACTCACCTTCATCGAATTCTACTCCTCAAattaatgatgatgatgatgaacAAACAAATAACTCTGTTATTCAACATAACATGAGTGTACTTAATGGAACAAAAGCtgaaaatggaaaacaGAATATtgtggaagaaaaaggtcAAATCAACTCGAAGAATTGGGGCATTACATTAGATGGGGGCGATATAAATTGTGACATTGCAGTTGATAAGAAAGACATTATTTCCACGCCAACTGCAATAGAAGCTAAACGTTCAAATGTTCAGCTGACGCAATTATCATCTCCTATacgaaagaaaagaaagttcaaaagaatatcGCCcagaaaaatctttgatgAGGAAGATAGCCAAAACTCCCTCAGTAATAATACCGTTAGTGCAGACAACAAAGATAAGGATCTGGTTATAGATTTTACAAGCCATATCATAAAAAACAGAGATGTGGGGAGAAAGAATGCTATTTTAGATGACAGCACAGATGAATTCAGCTTTAGTAACCAAGGACATAGTACTTTTGACATACCTATACCGACTTCATCACATTTACTCAAGGGCATAGATTCAGATAATAACAATGTTATACAAGAAGATAATATTGGCGAAAGGACAGATACAAAAGGAGCGTTTTTTGAAGGCGAAAATTCTCCTGTTAATTCAGAAGCAGATGTATATTTCAGTGGTATGAAACCCATCGGTAGGGACAACAATACTAATATTCTTATAAGAACGCAAACTGTAGGTCAGAAAGTGGGTGATGTCGATACAGATAAGGTCCCCTATAGTGGATCTCCAGAGCTGTCAGAGACACATGAGTTAATCGAAGACAACTCTgggaaggaagaaaaacgaATCGGGGATTTCCGACATCAAAATGAGTCAAATATACGGCAACCTTCGGATATGTTACATTCTGATAAATTGAGTGGTAATTCCAGTAATATTACTGTACCGCCAAAAGGGGAACGAAACATAAGCGATGGCGAAACATCCAATATTTCCGCTGATGTTCTTCCTAGACCAAAGAAGAACTCAGAAGAACCACGAAGGCTATCATTAAGTGGAAAAGCTGTTTCAacgcaaagaaaattggaTAATATCAATATAAATCTAagtttttcatcatcagattTTTCACCATCATCACAATCTGAGCATACATCAAAAAGTTCAAGCGCTATTTCAACGCCGATAGAAAGCCCTAAAATTAATCTCACACCCAGCTTACATGCAGTTGAAGAGATTTCAGGCCTTAAAAAAGATAAGATCAATGATACGTACTTGATCAATAAGCAGGAAACTATCAAAGCACCGGAATATGTGTCTGTGAAGAATGAAACTTCAGGTGATGAaggtttattttttgagaCTGGGACGCCGATCGCATCTCAAGAAAACAAGTCAAGAAAGttatttgatgaagagtttTCGGGGAGGGGATTAGATATACCTATTGATTCATCAACTgtagaaatcaaaaaggtCCTTAAGCCTGGATTTGAGCCAGTTCCACCGGTCGCGGATAATTTGGCGCCTAATACGGACTTACGTCCCGAGCATTCACGTTTAaaagaacaacaaaaggAGATAAACTCAAATTTAGTTATTGGTTCTAAAAAAGTTAGTTCATCGAATGAGGACaacaggaaaaaagagGCAGATACAGGAGAATGGTttaaaattgatgaaaatagGCTGCttgtaaaaaattactTTCATGATTtgttaaaatatataaacaatAATGACGCTACGCTAGCTAATGACAAAGATGGTGATCTCGCTTTTTTGATTAAGCAAATGCCCAGTGAAGAGTTGGATATGACGTTTAGTAACTGGGTGAATGTGAAAGTGAAATCTATCAAACGTGAATTTATAGATGACTGTGATAAGAAGTTGGACatattgagaaaaaattattatacTGCCACAAATTTTGTTGAAACTttggaagatgatgatCAATTGATCAATATTGCTAAGGAAATGGGCATTTTATAG
- the BNA2 gene encoding dioxygenase BNA2 (tryptophan 2,3-dioxygenase or indoleamine 2,3-dioxygenase~similar to YJR078W), protein MNNTYTTGLQVLHRTKMRPLPVLEKYCISPHHGFLDDRLPLTRLSSKKYMKWEEIVAELPSLLQEDSKVRGVIDGLDVLDLDDTILGDVRELRRAYSILGFMAHAYIWASGTPRDVLPECIARPLLETAHILGVPPLATYSSLVLWNFKLADKCKKTETGCLDLENITTINTFTGTVDESWFYLVSVRFEKIGSACLNHGLQMLRAIRRGDKEDAAVIGAVVIDGLKNLAATIERLSKTLMEMELKCEPNVFYFKIRPFLAGWTNMSHMGLPQGVKYGAEGQYQIFSGGSNAQSSLIQTLDILLGVKHTANAAHSSTGNSKVNYLDEMKKYMPREHREFLYHLESVCNIREYVSLDPSNQPLQEAYGRCISMLKIFRDNHIQIVTKYIILPSNSKQHGSNKPGILSPIEPNTKTSDCSRSKAASSKTIGTGGTRLMPFLKQCRDETVATAEIKNENKN, encoded by the coding sequence ATGAACAACACTTATACAACCGGACTACAAGTACTACATAGAACAAAAATGAGACCACTACCAGTGCTAGAAAAATACTGCATTTCGCCACACCATGGGTTTTTGGACGACCGGTTACCCTTGACCAGGCTAAGCAGCAAGAAATACATGAAATGGGAAGAAATTGTTGCCGAACTACCCTCTCTTTTGCAAGAAGATAGTAAGGTGCGGGGTGTTATCGATGGACTGGATGTCTTGGACTTGGATGACACTATTCTGGGCGACGTCAGGGAGCTCAGAAGAGCATATTCCATTTTGGGGTTTATGGCACACGCTTATATTTGGGCCAGCGGAACTCCCCGGGATGTACTACCGGAGTGCATTGCAAGACCACTGTTGGAGACAGCGCATATTTTGGGAGTACCACCATTAGCTACGTATTCCTCGTTGGTGTTATGGAACTTCAAACTGGCCGACAAGTGCAAGAAAACGGAAACCGGGTGTTTGGacttggaaaatattacaACGATAAACACATTTACGGGAACCGTCGACGAAAGTTGGTTTTATCTGGTTAGCGTGCggtttgaaaaaatcggCAGCGCTTGTTTAAACCATGGGTTGCAGATGTTGAGAGCAATTAGAAGGGGTGATAAAGAAGACGCTGCTGTGATAGGCGCTGTTGTGATAGACGGGCTGAAGAACTTAGCTGCAACCATTGAGAGGTTATCGAAAACTTTGATGGAAATGGAGCTTAAGTGCGAACCCAATGTGTTTTATTTCAAGATAAGACCATTTTTGGCCGGATGGACCAATATGTCGCATATGGGGTTACCGCAAGGCGTCAAGTATGGAGCGGAAGGTCAGTACCAGATTTTTTCTGGTGGCTCCAATGCGCAAAGCTCATTGATACAGACATTGGACATCCTTTTGGGTGTGAAACATACTGCGAATGCTGCGCATTCTTCTACGGGAAACAGCAAGGTCAACTACTTGGacgaaatgaaaaaatatatgcCGAGAGAACATCGtgaatttctttatcatttggaATCGGTATGTAATATTCGTGAATATGTTTCCCTTGACCCTTCTAACCAGCCCTTACAAGAGGCCTATGGCCGTTGCATTTCCATgctgaaaatatttagaGATAATCATATCCAGATTGTCACCAAATACATTATCTTGCCCTCTAATTCGAAGCAACACGGCTCCAATAAACCGGGAATACTAAGTCCAATTGAGCCCAATACCAAGACAAGCGATTGTTCGAGATCCAAAGCCGCCTCGTCAAAGACTATTGGAACCGGCGGTACAAGATTAATGCCCTTCTTAAAGCAGTGTAGAGACGAAACTGTCGCCACTGCGGAAATCAAAAATGAGAACAAAAATTGA
- the EMC2 gene encoding Emc2p (Member of conserved ER transmembrane complex~similar to YJR088C), with amino-acid sequence MLKDLVREKLLTIMNTKAYTQFNPEQLLQLENEVKIYMKSGDSALTEGNYFFLMEMLFYVLVYRNQDVDAQVVYNTLRDRLGEISYKMVIMKATLLQINGDDKGAIEYLENLLKDDLEYETDFVTYVSIAKKLIAIKTSSRNLSQESILKELVALTDKFPLDAELWWYASEIYFEMGQFEKARYCLEQVLCLTPFNYACFGRLSETLYYEALRSKKQVKAELLNKALKNALRSVELSELYLKGWALVNIISREMGRTKQNDLIKLSASKLTEISTKSNNRDKITAELILNKI; translated from the coding sequence ATGTTGAAGGATTTGGTTAGAGAAAAGCTCTTGACAATTATGAATACGAAAGCGTATACTCAGTTCAATCCAGAACAATTACTTCAACTAGAAAATGAAGTGAAAATTTATATGAAAAGTGGAGACTCTGCACTAACAGAGGgaaattatttcttcttgatgGAAATGCTTTTCTATGTTTTGGTGTACCGCAACCAAGACGTCGATGCGCAAGTTGTTTATAATACCCTGAGAGACCGTCTTGGTGAAATTTCGTATAAAATGGTAATTATGAAGGCCACTTTATTGCAGATAAATGGAGACGATAAAGGCGCTATTGAATACCTGGAAAATCTGTTGAAGGATGATCTAGAGTATGAAACGGATTTCGTTACCTATGTCTCTATCGCCAAGAAATTAATAGCTATTAAGACAAGTTCCAGGAATTTGAGCCAAGAAAGTATCCTTAAAGAATTGGTTGCTCTTACAGATAAATTTCCCCTTGACGCAGAACTGTGGTGGTATGCCAGTGAGatttattttgaaatgggccaatttgaaaaagccCGTTATTGTTTGGAACAGGTCCTGTGTCTGACACCATTCAATTACGCTTGTTTTGGTAGACTAAGTGAGACTCTATATTACGAAGCTCTGCGTAGCAAAAAACAAGTTAAAGCCGAGCTCTTGAACAAGGCATTGAAGAACGCTTTGAGAAGCGTTGAGCTTAGCGAATTATACCTAAAAGGGTGGGCATTGGTTAACATCATTTCTCGCGAAATGGGACGCACTAAACAGAATGACTTGATTAAACTATCTGCATCTAAGCTAACAGAAATTTCCACGAAGTCTAACAATAGAGATAAGATCACCGCTGAACtaattttaaataaaatatga
- a CDS encoding uncharacterized protein (Protein that forms a complex with Thp3p~similar to YJR084W) yields MPEESLHGNRKVQQRLIQPTMDVDIGCYFKEKRYDDKLLDFIRYDIKTPKKTKYTLQRSSGTDEESVRLQRFYQLGIDLKLKYFKRRSLKKQGRIKNATEELLQLANEQLKLFNRIVERETSWIIYPLWVMAKQLILLANESRELNKESIEGCGRTIHRSFTICLNDRNPRLNENKKVGCYMFANLEFSIYHLLKNKDMIKNLVKVLESRVNALDIPPLNKSLAMEHKSQVVLYNYYLGQYYGCLENDHERGFFHLNEALLQCPMLYVESTGKFVLQSQMEKIMILLIPLALLTKRLYPNWDHPVIVGIIARSKRLSQVYPALVRSVITGNLPLYDATAANHERFFLKQGLHVVVTLLREVVFTRLVQRCWQWGNDRKSIMPLKILLAIQQHHSSVNEDEEEQLNALECRLASAIASGLLRAYLSHSNRCIVLSRKDPFPHSK; encoded by the coding sequence ATGCCTGAAGAAAGTTTACACGGGAATAGAAAAGTCCAACAACGCTTGATACAACCAACGATGGATGTTGATATAGGATGTTATTTTAAAGAGAAGCGCTATGACGACAAATTGCTTGACTTCATCAGATATGACATCAAAACACCTAAAAAGACTAAATATACACTACAAAGGTCTTCGGGAACAGATGAGGAAAGTGTACGATTACAAAGGTTTTACCAATTAGGAATAGATCTGAAATTGAAGTACTTCAAGCGGAGATCATTGAAGAAGCAAGGACGGATCAAGAATGCCACGGAGGAGTTACTGCAATTAGCCAACGAACAattgaaacttttcaaCAGAATAGTAGAGAGAGAAACCAGTTGGATAATCTATCCGCTATGGGTAATGGCTAAACAACTAATTCTTCTGGCAAACGAATCCAGGGAGCTTAATAAAGAATCAATTGAAGGGTGCGGGCGTACCATCCATAGAAGCTTTACCATATGCCTCAATGATAGAAACCCAAGActgaatgaaaataaaaaagttgGATGTTATATGTTTGCTAATCTAGAGTTTTCCATCTATCATCTGTTAAAGAATAAAGATATGATTAAAAACTTAGTGAAAGTCCTCGAGAGCAGAGTGAATGCCCTGGATATCCCACCATTGAATAAAAGTCTGGCAATGGAACACAAGTCTCAAGTAGTGTTGTATAATTATTATCTGGGTCAATACTACGGATGCCTGGAGAACGATCATGAACGCGGGTTCTTCCACTTAAATGAAGCACTACTGCAGTGTCCAATGCTATATGTGGAATCTACGGGCAAGTTCGTCTTGCAAAGTCAAATGGAAAAGATAATGATACTATTGATTCCGCTTGCGCTTTTGACTAAGAGGTTGTATCCGAACTGGGATCATCCGGTAATAGTAGGTATAATTGCTAGGAGTAAGCGCTTGAGCCAAGTTTATCCGGCATTAGTGCGTAGTGTAATCACAGGGAACTTGCCGCTATATGATGCTACGGCAGCTAACCATGAAAGATTCTTCCTTAAGCAGGGATTGCATGTTGTCGTCACCCTACTTCGAGAGGTGGTTTTCACTCGATTGGTACAGCGATGTTGGCAGTGGGGGAATGATCGAAAAAGCATCATGCCCTTGAAGATTCTGCTGGCAATACAACAGCATCATAGCTCTGTCAATGAGGACGAAGAAGAGCAGTTGAATGCCCTAGAGTGTCGCCTAGCAAGTGCTATAGCAAGTGGGCTTTTGCGTGCTTATCTTTCTCACTCCAACCGTTGCATCGTTTTGAGTAGGAAGGATCCTTTTCCCCATAGCAAATGA
- the EAF6 gene encoding Eaf6p (Subunit of the NuA4 acetyltransferase complex~similar to YJR082C) has translation MADELKCYEALKAELKKSLQDRREQEDTFDNLQQEIYDKETEYFSHNSNNNHSGHGGAHGSKSHYSGNIIKGFDTFSKSHHSHADSAFDNNDRIFSLSSATYVKQRHGQPQND, from the coding sequence ATGGCTGATGAGCTGAAGTGTTATGAAGCATTGAAAGCGGAACTAAAAAAGTCCCTCCAAGATAGGAGAGAACAAGAAGATACCTTTGACAATTTACAACAAGAGATATACGATAAAGAGACTGAGTATTTTTCACACAATAGTAACAACAATCATTCAGGTCATGGCGGAGCTCATGGGTCAAAATCGCACTACTCTGGTAATATCATAAAAGGGTTTGACACCTTCTCCAAGTCGCACCACAGCCATGCAGATTCTGCATTCGATAACAATGAtcgtattttttccttaagCAGTGCTACATACGTGAAGCAGCGGCATGGCCAACCACAAAATGATTAG